One genomic window of Streptomyces sp. NBC_01276 includes the following:
- the hpnH gene encoding adenosyl-hopene transferase HpnH, with the protein MAMPLRQSIRVGTYLLEQKLRKREKFPLIVELEPLYACNLACEGCGKIQHPAGVLKQRMPVAQAVGAVLESGAPMVSIAGGEPLMHPQIDEIVRQLVARRKYVFLCTNAMLLRKKIEKFTPSPYFAFAVHIDGLRERHDESVAKEGVFDEAVAAIKEAKRRGFRVTTNSTFFNTDTPQTIIEVLNYLNDDLQVDEMMISPAYAYEKAPDQEHFLGVEQTRELFKKAFAGGNRLRWRLNHSPLFLDFLEGKADFPCTAWAIPNYSLFGWQRPCYLMSDGYVPTYRELIEDTDWSKYGRGKDPRCANCMAHCGYEPTAVLATMGSLKESLRAARETIGGNRAGSA; encoded by the coding sequence ATGGCCATGCCGTTGCGACAGTCCATCAGGGTCGGGACCTATCTTCTCGAACAGAAGCTCCGCAAGCGCGAGAAGTTCCCGCTGATCGTCGAGCTGGAGCCGCTCTACGCGTGCAACCTGGCCTGCGAGGGCTGCGGGAAGATCCAGCATCCGGCGGGGGTGCTCAAGCAGCGCATGCCGGTCGCCCAGGCGGTCGGCGCCGTCCTGGAGTCCGGCGCCCCGATGGTGTCCATCGCGGGCGGCGAGCCCCTGATGCACCCGCAGATCGACGAGATCGTGCGCCAGCTGGTGGCCAGGCGGAAGTACGTCTTCCTCTGCACCAACGCGATGCTGCTCCGCAAGAAGATCGAGAAGTTCACCCCCTCCCCGTATTTCGCCTTCGCCGTCCACATCGACGGACTGCGCGAACGCCACGACGAATCCGTGGCCAAGGAAGGCGTTTTCGACGAAGCCGTGGCGGCCATCAAGGAGGCCAAGCGCCGCGGATTCCGGGTGACCACCAACTCCACCTTCTTCAACACCGACACACCCCAGACGATCATCGAGGTGCTGAACTACCTCAACGACGACCTCCAGGTCGACGAAATGATGATCTCGCCCGCCTATGCCTACGAAAAGGCCCCCGACCAGGAACACTTCCTGGGTGTCGAACAGACCCGGGAACTCTTCAAGAAGGCGTTCGCCGGAGGCAACCGGCTGCGCTGGCGGCTCAACCACTCCCCGCTCTTCCTCGACTTCCTCGAAGGCAAGGCGGATTTCCCCTGCACCGCCTGGGCCATTCCGAATTACTCCCTCTTCGGCTGGCAGCGGCCCTGCTACCTGATGAGCGACGGCTACGTGCCCACGTACCGGGAGCTGATCGAGGACACCGACTGGAGCAAGTACGGCCGCGGCAAGGACCCGCGCTGCGCGAACTGCATGGCGCACTGCGGCTACGAGCCCACCGCCGTCCTCGCCACGATGGGATCCCTCAAGGAGTCCCTGCGCGCGGCCCGGGAGACGATCGGCGGCAACCGGGCGGGCTCGGCATGA
- a CDS encoding 1-hydroxy-2-methyl-2-butenyl 4-diphosphate reductase has protein sequence MAAGAPPPRPPLLIACALRIEQAALRSAGRGGAPDGALLRTGMGPRAAERALTRALGRPGMERAAVLATGFCAGLVPGMHPGDLVVAEETRDPRGAVACTGAALLAEALARAVPGRTVHLGVLTGSDHVVRGQERAQLRATGAIAVDMESAATLWTAHGGADRPLAAVRVIVDAPEHELVRIGTVRGGISAFRVLRAVRPAFHDWHRSLLLPRR, from the coding sequence ATGGCCGCCGGAGCGCCTCCGCCCCGGCCCCCGCTGCTGATCGCCTGCGCCCTGCGCATCGAGCAGGCGGCCCTGCGCAGCGCGGGCCGCGGCGGCGCACCGGACGGGGCGCTGCTGCGCACCGGCATGGGCCCGCGCGCGGCCGAGCGCGCCCTCACCCGCGCCCTGGGGCGGCCGGGCATGGAGCGGGCCGCCGTCCTGGCGACCGGCTTCTGCGCCGGCCTCGTCCCCGGGATGCACCCCGGCGACCTGGTCGTCGCCGAGGAGACCCGGGACCCGCGCGGGGCGGTCGCCTGCACTGGCGCCGCCCTCCTCGCCGAGGCACTGGCCCGGGCGGTGCCCGGCCGGACCGTACACCTCGGCGTACTGACCGGATCCGACCACGTCGTCCGCGGGCAGGAGCGCGCGCAGTTGCGCGCCACCGGCGCCATCGCGGTCGACATGGAGTCCGCGGCTACCCTGTGGACCGCACACGGGGGCGCCGACCGTCCCCTTGCGGCCGTCCGGGTGATCGTGGACGCTCCGGAGCACGAGCTCGTCCGTATCGGCACGGTGCGCGGTGGAATATCGGCCTTCCGCGTGCTGCGTGCCGTACGGCCCGCGTTCCATGACTGGCACCGTTCGTTGCTGCTCCCCAGGAGGTGA
- the shc gene encoding squalene--hopene cyclase translates to MTATTDGAGAMARGADPEHEGGTAATAAPPPAAPAGAPAGPPGARGGPGGPPRGVQEATDKAVRALLERQDPAGWWKGDLETNVTMDAEDLLLRQFLGIRDEATTRAAALFIRGEQREDGTWATFHGGPPELSATIEAYVALRLAGDDPGAPHMARASAWIRARGGIAAARVFTRIWLALFGWWNWDHLPELPPELVFLPSWAPLNIYDFGCWARQTIVPLTVVSALRPVRPAPFALDELHTDARTPFPARPTAPLATWEGAFQRMDKALHVYRRFAPGRLRKAAMTAAGRWIVERQENDGCWGGIQPPAVYSVIALHLLGYDLGHPVMRAGLESLDRFAVWREDGARMIEACQSPVWDTCLAAIALADAGVRPDHPALVKAADWMLGEEIRRSGDWAVRRPGLEPGGWAFEFHNDNYPDIDDTAEVVLALRRIHHPEPAKVEAAIARGVSWNLGMQSKNGAWGAFDADNTSPFPNRLPFCDFGEVIDPPSADVTAHVVEMLAFEGKAADPRTRRGIAWLLAEQEPDGAWFGRWGTNYVYGTGSVVPALTAAGIAPSHPAVRRAVRWLESVQNEDGGWGEDQRSYQDRSWAGKGASTASQTAWALMALLSAGERDGGAVERGLAYLVGTQRPDGTWDEPYFTGTGFPWDFSINYHLYRQVFPLTALGRYLHGEPFGPDGPRTAGAHRPAGGS, encoded by the coding sequence ATGACAGCGACGACCGACGGCGCCGGTGCGATGGCCCGCGGTGCGGATCCGGAACACGAGGGCGGGACGGCCGCGACGGCCGCCCCGCCGCCCGCCGCGCCGGCGGGCGCGCCCGCGGGGCCGCCCGGAGCCCGGGGCGGGCCCGGCGGCCCGCCGCGCGGTGTCCAGGAGGCCACCGACAAGGCCGTCCGCGCGCTGCTGGAGCGCCAGGACCCGGCCGGGTGGTGGAAGGGCGACCTGGAGACCAACGTCACCATGGACGCCGAGGACCTGCTGCTGCGGCAGTTCCTCGGCATCCGGGACGAGGCCACCACGCGCGCCGCCGCCCTCTTCATCCGGGGTGAACAGCGAGAGGACGGGACGTGGGCCACCTTCCACGGCGGGCCGCCCGAACTCTCCGCCACCATCGAGGCGTACGTCGCCCTGCGCCTCGCCGGGGACGACCCCGGAGCCCCGCACATGGCCCGCGCCTCGGCCTGGATCCGGGCCCGCGGGGGGATCGCCGCCGCCCGGGTGTTCACCCGGATCTGGCTCGCCCTGTTCGGCTGGTGGAACTGGGACCACCTGCCCGAACTCCCGCCCGAGCTGGTCTTCCTGCCCTCCTGGGCGCCCCTGAACATCTACGACTTCGGCTGCTGGGCCCGCCAGACCATCGTCCCGCTCACCGTCGTCTCGGCCCTGCGGCCCGTCCGCCCGGCCCCCTTCGCGCTCGACGAGCTGCACACCGACGCGCGCACCCCCTTCCCGGCCAGGCCGACCGCTCCGCTGGCCACCTGGGAAGGGGCCTTCCAGCGGATGGACAAGGCCCTGCACGTCTACCGGCGGTTCGCCCCGGGCCGGCTGCGCAAGGCCGCCATGACGGCCGCCGGCCGCTGGATCGTCGAGCGCCAGGAGAACGACGGCTGCTGGGGCGGGATCCAGCCACCCGCGGTGTACTCCGTCATCGCCCTGCACCTGCTCGGCTACGACCTGGGGCACCCGGTGATGCGGGCGGGACTGGAGTCCCTCGACCGGTTCGCGGTCTGGCGCGAGGACGGCGCCCGGATGATCGAGGCCTGCCAGTCCCCGGTGTGGGACACCTGCCTCGCCGCGATCGCCCTCGCCGACGCCGGGGTGCGCCCCGACCACCCCGCCCTGGTCAAGGCCGCCGACTGGATGCTCGGCGAGGAGATCCGGCGCAGCGGCGACTGGGCCGTGCGCCGCCCCGGGCTCGAACCGGGCGGCTGGGCCTTCGAGTTCCACAACGACAACTACCCGGACATCGACGACACCGCCGAGGTCGTCCTGGCCCTGCGCCGCATCCACCACCCCGAACCGGCGAAGGTCGAGGCCGCCATCGCCCGCGGGGTGTCCTGGAACCTCGGCATGCAGTCGAAGAACGGCGCCTGGGGCGCCTTCGACGCCGACAACACCAGCCCCTTCCCCAACCGGCTGCCCTTCTGCGACTTCGGCGAGGTCATCGACCCGCCCTCGGCCGACGTCACCGCCCACGTCGTCGAGATGCTCGCCTTCGAGGGCAAGGCCGCCGACCCCCGCACCCGACGCGGCATCGCCTGGCTGCTCGCCGAACAGGAGCCGGACGGCGCCTGGTTCGGGCGCTGGGGCACCAACTACGTCTACGGGACGGGCTCGGTGGTCCCGGCCCTCACCGCCGCCGGCATCGCCCCCTCGCACCCCGCGGTCCGGCGGGCCGTGCGCTGGCTGGAATCCGTACAGAACGAGGACGGCGGCTGGGGCGAGGATCAGCGCTCCTACCAGGACCGGTCATGGGCCGGCAAGGGCGCCTCCACCGCCTCCCAGACCGCCTGGGCGCTGATGGCGCTGCTGTCGGCGGGGGAGCGCGACGGCGGTGCCGTCGAGCGGGGACTGGCGTACCTGGTCGGGACCCAGCGCCCGGACGGGACCTGGGACGAGCCGTACTTCACCGGCACCGGCTTCCCCTGGGACTTCTCCATCAACTACCACCTCTACCGGCAGGTGTTCCCGCTCACCGCGCTGGGCCGCTACCTCCACGGAGAACCGTTCGGCCCGGACGGTCCGCGCACGGCCGGGGCCCACCGGCCGGCCGGAGGGTCCTGA
- a CDS encoding polyprenyl synthetase family protein — MNPGNPAVENTAASVGTAGGEQADTLALLERGRTLSTPVLRAAVDRLAAPMDTVAAYHFGWIDAQGNPADGDGGKAVRPALALLSAEAAGASAEVGIPGAVAVELVHNFSLLHDDLMDGDEQRRHRDTVWKVHGPALAILVGDALFALANEVLLELGTVEAGRAARRLTTASRKLIDGQAQDISYEHRESVSVEECLEMEGNKTGALLACAVSIGAVLGGADDRTADKLEEYGYHLGLAFQAVDDLLGIWGDPDATGKQTWSDLRQRKKSLPVVAALAAGGPACEELAQLLAADAKSNDFENFSEEEFAHRAALIEAAGGRQWTADEARRQHAVAIRALDDVNMPQRVRDQLVALADFVVVRKR, encoded by the coding sequence GTGAACCCGGGGAACCCGGCTGTCGAGAACACGGCTGCCAGTGTGGGCACGGCCGGCGGGGAGCAGGCGGACACGCTCGCCCTCCTGGAACGCGGCCGCACGCTGTCGACCCCCGTGCTCCGCGCCGCCGTAGACCGGCTCGCGGCGCCCATGGACACGGTCGCCGCCTACCACTTCGGCTGGATCGACGCCCAGGGCAACCCGGCGGACGGCGACGGGGGCAAGGCCGTCCGGCCCGCCCTCGCCCTGCTCTCCGCCGAAGCCGCCGGTGCCTCCGCGGAGGTCGGCATCCCGGGCGCCGTCGCCGTGGAGCTCGTCCACAACTTCTCGCTGCTGCACGACGACCTGATGGACGGCGACGAACAGCGCCGCCACCGCGACACGGTCTGGAAGGTCCACGGACCGGCGCTGGCGATCCTCGTCGGCGACGCCCTCTTCGCCCTCGCCAACGAGGTCCTGCTGGAGCTGGGCACCGTCGAGGCGGGCCGCGCGGCCCGCCGTCTGACCACCGCCAGCCGCAAGCTCATCGACGGCCAGGCCCAGGACATCTCCTACGAGCACCGCGAGAGCGTCAGCGTCGAGGAGTGCCTGGAGATGGAGGGCAACAAGACGGGCGCCCTGCTCGCCTGCGCGGTCTCCATCGGCGCCGTCCTGGGCGGCGCCGACGACCGCACCGCCGACAAGCTGGAGGAGTACGGCTACCACCTCGGCCTCGCCTTCCAGGCCGTCGACGACCTCCTCGGCATCTGGGGCGACCCGGACGCCACCGGCAAGCAGACCTGGAGCGACCTGCGCCAGCGCAAGAAGTCCCTGCCCGTGGTCGCCGCCCTCGCGGCCGGCGGACCCGCCTGCGAGGAACTCGCGCAGCTGCTCGCCGCCGACGCCAAGAGCAACGACTTCGAGAACTTCTCCGAGGAGGAGTTCGCCCACCGCGCCGCGCTCATCGAGGCGGCGGGCGGCCGCCAGTGGACCGCCGACGAGGCCCGGCGCCAGCACGCGGTGGCGATCCGCGCCCTGGACGACGTGAACATGCCGCAGCGGGTACGGGACCAGCTCGTCGCCCTCGCCGACTTCGTCGTCGTGCGCAAGAGGTGA
- the hpnE gene encoding hydroxysqualene dehydroxylase HpnE encodes MSTADQSARRDAGQDAGRHAVVVGGGLAGVTAALRLADAGLRVTLLESRPRLGGLAFSFKRGELTVDNGQHVYLRCCTAYRWFLERIGGADLAPVQDRLDVPVLDVAHPRGPRLGRLRRSALPVPLHLAASLATYPHLSLAERAAVGRAALALRRLDPADPALDGLDFATWLARYGQSPRTVEALWDLVGIATLNATADQSSLGLAAMVFKTGLLSENGAADIGWARVPLGDLHDTLARKALDAADVRTELRTRVTCVSRTDDGNWRVDTEEESLAAGTVVLAVPQREAHGLLPPGALADPDKLLDIGTAPILNVHVVYDRKVLRQPFFAALGSPVQWVFDRTDASGLTDGGQYLALSQSAAQDDIDEPVSVLRAKYLPELERLLPAARGAKVRDFFVTRERTATFAPSPGVGRLRPGNRTDTPGLYLAGAWTATGWPATMESAVRSGTGAAREALSALGRPAGRPPWEAA; translated from the coding sequence ATGAGCACGGCCGACCAGAGCGCGCGGCGGGACGCCGGCCAGGACGCCGGCCGGCACGCCGTCGTCGTCGGCGGCGGACTCGCCGGAGTCACCGCCGCGCTCCGGCTCGCCGACGCCGGACTGCGGGTCACCCTGCTCGAAAGCCGCCCCAGGCTCGGCGGCCTCGCGTTCTCCTTCAAGCGCGGCGAGCTGACCGTCGACAACGGCCAGCACGTCTACCTCCGCTGCTGCACGGCCTACCGGTGGTTCCTGGAGCGCATCGGCGGCGCGGACCTCGCCCCGGTCCAGGACCGGCTCGACGTCCCCGTCCTCGACGTCGCCCACCCCCGGGGACCCCGCCTGGGCCGGCTGCGCCGCAGCGCCCTGCCCGTCCCCCTGCACCTGGCAGCCTCCCTGGCCACCTACCCGCACCTCTCGCTCGCCGAGCGGGCGGCCGTGGGACGCGCCGCCCTCGCCCTGCGCCGCCTCGACCCGGCCGACCCGGCGCTCGACGGCCTGGACTTCGCCACCTGGCTCGCCCGCTACGGCCAGTCCCCGCGCACCGTCGAGGCCCTCTGGGACCTCGTCGGCATCGCCACCCTCAACGCCACCGCCGACCAGTCCTCGCTGGGCCTGGCCGCCATGGTCTTCAAGACCGGCCTGCTCTCCGAGAACGGCGCCGCCGACATCGGCTGGGCCCGCGTCCCGCTCGGCGACCTCCACGACACCCTCGCCCGCAAGGCCCTCGACGCCGCCGACGTGCGCACCGAACTGCGCACCCGGGTCACCTGCGTCTCCCGTACGGACGACGGGAACTGGCGGGTCGACACCGAGGAGGAGTCCCTCGCGGCGGGCACCGTCGTCCTGGCCGTCCCGCAGCGCGAGGCCCACGGGCTGCTGCCGCCGGGGGCGCTGGCCGACCCGGACAAGCTCCTCGACATCGGCACCGCGCCCATCCTCAACGTCCACGTCGTCTACGACCGCAAGGTGCTCAGGCAGCCCTTCTTCGCGGCCCTGGGCTCCCCCGTCCAGTGGGTCTTCGACCGCACCGACGCCTCCGGCCTCACCGACGGCGGCCAGTACCTGGCCCTGTCCCAGTCGGCGGCCCAGGACGACATCGACGAACCGGTGTCCGTCCTGCGCGCCAAGTACCTGCCGGAGCTGGAGCGGCTGCTGCCCGCCGCCCGCGGCGCGAAGGTGCGCGACTTCTTCGTCACCCGGGAACGCACCGCCACCTTCGCCCCGAGTCCGGGCGTCGGCCGGCTGCGCCCCGGCAACCGGACCGACACGCCGGGCCTCTACCTCGCCGGTGCGTGGACCGCCACCGGCTGGCCCGCGACCATGGAGAGCGCGGTCCGCAGCGGCACCGGTGCGGCACGGGAGGCACTCAGCGCCCTGGGCCGCCCCGCCGGACGTCCTCCGTGGGAGGCGGCATGA
- the hpnD gene encoding presqualene diphosphate synthase HpnD, producing the protein MSPNVEGPTHASAPSAPVLAAYSYCEAVTGTQARNFAYGIRLLPTDKRHAMSALYAFSRRVDDIGDGTLPPEAKLVRLEETRALLGRIRAEEVDEDDTDPVAVALAHAARRFPIPLGGLDELIDGVLMDVRGEEYETWDDLKAYCRCVAGAIGRLSLGVFGTVHTGGLGASEAARADEYADTLGLALQLTNILRDVREDAANGRTYLPAEDLAKFGCSEGFHGDRAPAGADFAGLVHHEVRRARALFVEGYRLLPMLDRRSGACVAAMAGIYRRLLDRIEREPEAVLRGRVSLPTHEKAYVAVRGLSGLDARTVSRQSTRRRV; encoded by the coding sequence GTGAGCCCGAACGTGGAGGGCCCCACACACGCGTCCGCTCCGTCCGCTCCGGTCCTCGCGGCCTACAGCTACTGCGAGGCCGTCACCGGAACACAGGCGCGCAACTTCGCGTACGGCATCCGGCTGCTGCCCACCGACAAGCGGCACGCGATGTCGGCGCTGTACGCCTTCTCGCGGCGCGTCGACGACATCGGCGACGGCACGCTCCCGCCCGAGGCCAAGCTCGTACGGCTGGAGGAGACCCGCGCCCTGCTCGGCCGGATCCGGGCCGAGGAGGTCGACGAGGACGACACCGACCCCGTCGCCGTCGCCCTCGCCCACGCCGCGCGGCGCTTCCCGATCCCCCTCGGCGGCCTCGACGAACTCATCGACGGGGTCCTGATGGACGTCCGCGGCGAGGAGTACGAGACCTGGGACGACCTCAAGGCCTACTGCCGCTGCGTGGCCGGGGCCATCGGACGGCTCTCCCTCGGCGTCTTCGGCACCGTGCACACCGGCGGCCTCGGCGCGTCCGAAGCCGCCCGCGCCGACGAATACGCCGACACCCTGGGCCTGGCCCTGCAACTCACCAACATCCTGCGGGACGTTCGCGAGGACGCGGCCAACGGCCGCACCTACCTCCCCGCCGAGGACCTCGCCAAGTTCGGCTGCTCCGAAGGCTTCCACGGCGACCGGGCCCCCGCCGGAGCCGACTTCGCCGGCCTCGTCCACCACGAAGTACGGCGCGCGCGGGCCCTGTTCGTCGAGGGCTACCGGCTGCTGCCGATGCTCGACCGGCGCAGCGGCGCCTGCGTGGCCGCGATGGCCGGCATCTACCGCCGCCTCCTGGACCGCATCGAGCGCGAGCCCGAAGCCGTGCTGCGCGGGCGCGTCTCGCTGCCGACCCACGAGAAGGCGTACGTCGCCGTGCGCGGCCTGTCGGGCCTCGACGCCCGCACCGTCTCCCGCCAGAGCACGCGCAGGCGCGTCTGA
- the hpnC gene encoding squalene synthase HpnC, with product MRPGTSGAVLDPHARATLAKAAAENFPVAPAFLPRAWREGLTAVYGYARLVDDIGDGDLAPGGRDAVLLGLDPAAVDDRPAMLDAFEADLLRVFGSADGPPRHPLLLALRPVVRDHGLTPDPFLGLIEANRRDQHVTRYATYADLLAYCELSANPVGRLVLALTGTATPERIRRSDAVCTALQIAEHLQDVAEDLGRDRIYLPAQDMRRFHVTENDLRTPSAGASVRSLVAFESERARELLNEGTPLVGSVHGRLRLLLAGFVGGGRAALRAISAAGFDVLPGPPKPTRSLLLREVAAVLRTAPRKG from the coding sequence ATCCGGCCCGGCACCTCCGGCGCCGTCCTCGACCCCCACGCCCGCGCCACCCTCGCCAAGGCCGCGGCGGAGAACTTCCCCGTCGCCCCCGCCTTCCTGCCCCGCGCCTGGCGCGAGGGCCTGACGGCGGTCTACGGCTACGCCCGCCTCGTCGACGACATCGGCGACGGCGACCTCGCCCCCGGCGGCCGCGACGCCGTGCTCCTGGGCCTCGACCCGGCCGCGGTGGACGACCGCCCCGCCATGCTCGACGCCTTCGAGGCCGACCTGCTGCGCGTCTTCGGCTCCGCCGACGGCCCGCCCCGCCACCCCCTGCTGCTGGCCCTGCGCCCCGTCGTGCGCGACCACGGCCTCACCCCCGATCCCTTCCTCGGGCTCATCGAAGCCAACCGCCGGGACCAGCACGTCACGCGGTACGCGACGTACGCGGACCTCCTCGCCTACTGCGAGCTCTCCGCCAATCCCGTGGGCCGCCTCGTGCTCGCCCTGACCGGTACCGCGACCCCCGAGCGGATCCGCCGCTCCGACGCCGTCTGCACCGCGCTGCAGATCGCCGAACACCTCCAGGACGTCGCCGAGGACCTCGGCCGCGACCGGATCTATCTCCCCGCGCAGGACATGCGCCGCTTCCACGTCACCGAGAACGACCTGCGGACCCCGTCCGCCGGAGCGTCCGTACGCTCCCTGGTCGCATTCGAAAGCGAACGCGCACGCGAACTCCTGAATGAAGGCACCCCCCTCGTGGGTAGCGTGCACGGCAGGCTACGGCTGTTGCTCGCGGGGTTCGTGGGAGGAGGGCGCGCCGCCCTGCGGGCGATTTCGGCCGCAGGCTTCGACGTGCTCCCCGGCCCGCCCAAGCCCACCCGGAGCCTCCTGCTCCGCGAGGTGGCCGCCGTCCTGCGCACAGCGCCGAGAAAGGGGTGA
- a CDS encoding ABC transporter ATP-binding protein, which yields MAEITRGLVPTVIADEVHIVYRVNTGSSGKGSATAALSKILRRGKGDSPGVRRVHAVRGVSFTAYRGEAIGVIGSNGSGKSTLLRAIAGLLPCESGKVYTDGQPSLLGVNAALMNDLTGERNVVLGGLAMGMTREQIKERYEDIVDFSGINEKGDFISLPMRTYSSGMAARLRFSIAAAKDHDVLMIDEALATGDRKFQVRSEARIRELREKAGTVFLVSHNNNSIRDTCSRVLWLEKGELLMDGPTEEVVSAYEKATSH from the coding sequence GTGGCTGAGATCACCCGGGGCCTCGTGCCCACCGTCATCGCCGACGAGGTGCACATCGTGTACCGCGTCAACACCGGCAGCTCCGGCAAGGGCAGCGCCACCGCGGCGCTGAGCAAGATACTCCGCCGCGGCAAGGGCGACTCCCCGGGCGTCCGCCGGGTCCACGCCGTGCGCGGGGTCTCCTTCACGGCGTACCGCGGCGAGGCCATCGGCGTCATCGGCTCCAACGGCTCCGGCAAGTCCACCCTGCTGCGCGCCATCGCGGGCCTGCTGCCCTGCGAGTCCGGCAAGGTCTACACCGACGGCCAGCCCTCGCTGCTGGGCGTGAACGCCGCCCTGATGAACGACCTCACGGGCGAGCGCAACGTGGTCCTCGGCGGTCTCGCGATGGGCATGACCCGCGAGCAGATCAAGGAGCGCTACGAGGACATCGTCGACTTCTCGGGGATCAACGAGAAGGGGGACTTCATCTCCCTTCCCATGCGCACCTACTCCTCGGGCATGGCGGCGCGCCTGCGCTTCTCGATCGCGGCCGCCAAGGACCACGACGTCCTCATGATCGACGAGGCCCTCGCCACCGGTGACCGCAAGTTCCAGGTCCGTTCCGAGGCGCGCATCCGCGAACTGCGGGAGAAGGCCGGCACGGTCTTCCTGGTGAGCCACAACAACAACTCCATCCGCGACACCTGCAGCCGGGTGTTGTGGCTGGAGAAGGGCGAACTCCTGATGGACGGGCCCACGGAGGAAGTCGTCTCGGCCTACGAGAAGGCCACCAGCCACTGA
- a CDS encoding ABC transporter permease translates to MSDTTHDGALATSKPPSDDAGLSPAELARKYGLSVSGARPSLGGYVRQLWGRRHFIMAFSRAKLVAQYSQAKLGQIWQVATPLLNALVYYLIFGLILNAGRGMEKGVYIPFLVMGIFVFTFTQNSLMAGVRAIPTNLGLVRALHFPRASLPISFSMQQLQQLLYSMIVVVIVAVAFGNYPQLSWLLVVPTLALQFVFNTGLALVFARMGSKTPDLAQLMPFLTRTWMYASGVMFSIGTMLKDKPAWIADVLQWNPAAIYMDLVRFSLIEDYGASNLPPHVWLFAVGWAVLIGAGGFVYFWKAEERYGRG, encoded by the coding sequence GTGAGTGACACAACCCACGACGGCGCCCTCGCCACGAGCAAGCCGCCGTCCGACGACGCGGGCCTGAGCCCCGCCGAGCTCGCCAGGAAGTACGGCCTGTCGGTCAGTGGCGCTCGGCCCAGCCTGGGCGGATACGTGCGGCAGCTCTGGGGCCGGCGCCACTTCATCATGGCCTTCTCCCGGGCCAAGCTGGTGGCGCAGTACAGCCAGGCGAAGCTCGGCCAGATCTGGCAGGTGGCGACCCCCCTGCTCAACGCGCTCGTCTACTACCTGATCTTCGGCCTCATCCTGAACGCGGGCCGGGGCATGGAGAAGGGGGTGTACATCCCCTTCCTGGTGATGGGCATCTTCGTCTTCACCTTCACCCAGAACTCGCTGATGGCGGGCGTCCGGGCGATCCCCACCAACCTCGGCCTGGTGCGCGCGCTGCACTTCCCGCGCGCCTCGCTGCCGATCTCCTTCTCCATGCAGCAGCTCCAGCAGCTGCTGTACTCGATGATCGTCGTGGTCATCGTCGCGGTCGCCTTCGGGAACTACCCGCAGCTGTCCTGGCTGCTCGTCGTCCCTACGCTGGCCCTGCAGTTCGTCTTCAACACCGGCCTCGCGCTGGTCTTCGCGCGGATGGGGTCCAAGACCCCCGACCTCGCGCAGCTGATGCCCTTCCTCACCCGCACGTGGATGTACGCCTCGGGCGTGATGTTCTCGATCGGCACGATGCTGAAGGACAAGCCGGCCTGGATCGCGGACGTCCTCCAGTGGAACCCCGCGGCGATCTACATGGACCTCGTCCGCTTCTCCCTGATCGAGGACTACGGCGCGTCCAACCTGCCGCCCCACGTCTGGCTCTTCGCGGTCGGCTGGGCCGTCCTCATCGGCGCCGGCGGCTTCGTGTACTTCTGGAAGGCTGAGGAGCGTTACGGCCGTGGCTGA
- a CDS encoding glycosyltransferase family 2 protein: MRLGAVIITMGNRPDELKALLESVARQDGDPVEVVVVGQGVPVTGLPEGVRTVELPENLGIPGGRNVGIEAFGPGGADVDVLLFLDDDGLLERSDTAELCRQAFAEDPELGIVSFRIADPDTGATQRRHVPRLRASDPMRSSRVTTFLGGANAVRTTVFQQVGTLPGEFFYAHEETDLAWRALDAGWLIDYRADMVLLHPTTAPSRHAVYHRMVARNRVWLARRNLPAPLVPVYLGVWLALTLVRRPSAPALKAWFGGFKEGWTTPCGPRRPMRWRTVWKLTRLGRPPVI; encoded by the coding sequence ATGCGGCTGGGCGCCGTGATCATCACCATGGGCAACCGCCCCGACGAGCTCAAGGCGCTGCTGGAGTCGGTGGCCCGCCAGGACGGCGACCCCGTCGAGGTCGTCGTCGTCGGCCAGGGAGTGCCGGTCACCGGCCTGCCCGAGGGCGTGCGCACCGTCGAGCTGCCCGAGAACCTGGGCATCCCGGGCGGCCGCAACGTCGGCATCGAGGCCTTCGGCCCCGGTGGCGCCGACGTGGACGTCCTGCTCTTCCTCGACGACGACGGGCTGCTGGAGCGGAGCGACACCGCCGAGCTGTGCCGGCAGGCCTTCGCCGAGGACCCGGAGCTGGGGATCGTCAGCTTCCGCATCGCCGACCCGGACACCGGCGCCACCCAGCGCCGTCACGTGCCCCGGCTGCGCGCCTCGGACCCGATGCGTTCCTCCCGCGTGACCACCTTCCTGGGCGGCGCCAACGCCGTCCGCACGACGGTGTTCCAGCAGGTCGGAACCCTGCCCGGGGAGTTCTTCTACGCGCACGAGGAGACCGACCTTGCCTGGCGGGCGCTCGACGCCGGGTGGCTGATCGACTACCGCGCGGACATGGTGCTGCTGCACCCGACCACCGCCCCGTCCCGGCACGCGGTCTACCACCGTATGGTGGCCCGTAACCGGGTGTGGCTCGCCCGCCGCAACCTGCCCGCCCCGCTGGTCCCGGTCTACCTGGGCGTCTGGCTCGCGCTGACGCTCGTGCGCAGGCCCTCGGCGCCGGCGCTCAAGGCCTGGTTCGGCGGGTTCAAGGAGGGCTGGACCACACCCTGTGGTCCCCGGCGCCCCATGAGGTGGCGTACGGTCTGGAAGCTGACCCGGCTGGGCCGACCGCCTGTCATCTGA